AACGACGCCAGGCACCTGTGAGAATTCGCTGCATTTCTCTATTCCTCCATGCTCAGCGTATCGACACTGTCGATCAGCTCGTCGCGGTAGCCTTCTGCCTGGCCGCACACGAGTGCTTCTCCTATTGGACGCAGTGCCTGACGAGGGACAGGAGTCGGCATAGCCATATTGAAACGGACGTGCCCGGCACCCCTGCGTGTCACGGTGAGTTGAGTCTACCGGTTCATGGCAAGTCCGCCTTTGCAGGGCGAGAATGGGAGGCTTTTTTAGGTTGTGACCTGGACCGGATCGGCACTGGAATCTCCGTTCAGCATGGTCACGAGTGTGCGCATCGAGGGAGTCGACCTTCCTCGTCGAGACGCTTCGATCCAGTCCTGGCAGATCACGGCGTAGAGGGCCTTGTCGACTCGTCGGCGGGGGTTGATCGGGCGGGCAGATTCTTAAAAATCTCAGGGTCGGGACGTAGACTCGCACGGTGCGTGTACTAGTCGACCTGAACCGTTGTCAGTCGTATGGTCAGTGCGTTTTCGCTGCTCCAGACGTGTTTTGGATGAAGCAGGAAGAGTCGTTGGAATGGGATTATCAGCCTCCGGCCGAGCAGGAGGAGAAGATCATCCGCGCCGTCCACGCGTGCCCAGTGCGGGCGATCACGCTCCAGACCGGAGCTGATCGATGACACAGTCGGGGCGAAGCGCGCCGTCGCGCATGGTCGTGGTCGGTGGGTCGCTGGCCGGTCTGCGGGCGGCGGAAGAACTGCGCCATCGCGGGTTCGCCGGGTCCGTGACCGTCATCGGCGATGAGGAGACCGCTCCGTACGACCGGCCGCCGTTATCGAAGGCGATGCTCACTGCGGGGGAGGCACCGGCGGTCCCATACCTCGCCCATGCCGAAGCACTCGACGTCGAATGGATGCTGGGCGTGCGTGTTGTCGCGCTTGATCTCGCAGCGGGCAGGGTCCACCTTGCCGATGGGCGGGATGTGGGCTTCGATCGCGTGCTGGTTGCCACCGGGCGCAGGGCACGCGCATGGCCGGTGGCGGCCGAGGCCACCCTGGATGGTGTGCTCACGTTGCGGACGCTGGAAGACGCTGTCGATCTGCGGGAGCGCCTGCTGCAGTCGCCGCGTCGGGTGGTCATCATCGGTGCGGGCTTCATCGGGTCGGAGGTGGCATCCTCCTGCCGCGAACTGGGGCTTGAGGTGTCCGTGGTGGCCCGGGGGTTCTGTCCGCTAGACGGCGCACTGGGTCAGAGCGTCGGGGCATGGGCCGCCGAGTTGTACGCGC
The Brevibacterium marinum genome window above contains:
- a CDS encoding 4Fe-4S domain-containing protein, encoding MRVLVDLNRCQSYGQCVFAAPDVFWMKQEESLEWDYQPPAEQEEKIIRAVHACPVRAITLQTGADR